TAAAATTTGGACTTCGCCTAGTTGATCAGCTTTGAAGAACGAAAATTAGGAACGAAAAATAAAAATTCGTTTTGGTTATTGAAGGAATCCCCTGAACAAGACGCTGTCCAGGGTGCGAGAAAGAGGCCAGACCGCCTTTCCTTCCGTTTCTTTCGCTAGTCGCGCCAAATCCCCTACACCTTGATCGTAGGAGTCCCCCTAGATAGGCGATCGCAGCCTTTTCGCTGCGGACTCCAACCCTCGTGTTCCCTCACCCTGCGCACCTATGACCCTCACCAGACCTCCTCTCAGCAAGCAGCCAACGGCCAATCCCCGCACCGTCGGACAGCGCTTTCAATCCCTGATTGTCATGCTGATGGTAAGCCTGCTGTTCGCCGGAGGGCTGGCCGCCCGTCTCGCCTACCTCCAGCTCATCGAAGGGCCTCGCAATCGCCAGCTCGCTGACAACAACCGCATTCGCCTGATTCCCAAGCAGCCCGAGCGCGGCCGCATCCTCGATCGCAACGGCAAAGAACTCGCAGGCAGTCGCCTCTCCTACTCTGTCTTCCTATGGCCGATCGCCCTCAACGAAAAAAATCGGTCCCAGACCCTCAAGCGGCTGTCCACCATCATCAAAGTTCCCGAGGCCGAAATCCAGAAGCGCCTTGACCAGGCAGGCTACAACTCTCCCTTCTTGGTGCGCGTTGCCCGAGGCATCAGCCCCGCCCAGGTAACCGCCATCGAAGAGTTTAGCCATGAGCTAGCAGGCGTTGAGGTCGACGCAGAAGCCGTCCGCTACTACCCCAACGGCGATCTGGCCGCTCACGTCTTGGGCTACACCGGCGAGATGAGCGACGAGGAGCTCGATCGCCGCCGCGACGAAGGCTATCGCCTAGGGGACGTGATTGGTCAGATGGGCGTTGAGGCAGCCTTTGAGGACCGGCTGCGGGGAGAATGGGGCGGTCAGCAGGTGGAGGTCGACGGCACCGGCCAAGTGGTGCGGATCTTGGGCGAAAAACCCACCCGGGCTGGCGGCGACGTGCGTCTGACCCTGGATGTGGACTTGCAAAAGGCCGCTGAGGCTGCCCTAGGGGATACCCAAGGGGCGATCGTGGCCATTGATCCCAACAATGGGGCCGTGTTGGCAATGGTCAGCCGCCCTACCTACGATCCGAACCTGTTCTCAACGCGCATTTCCGAGGAGCAGTGGCAGCGTCTCCAAAGCGAGGACACGCCCTTTGTCAACCGCGCGCTGCAGGGCTTTCCGCCAGCCAGCACCTTCAAGATCGTCACGACGGCGGCGGCGATCGAGTCTGGCAAGTATTCTGCCGACACCGTGCTGCCGACCTATCCCTACATCCAGGCAGGCGGCATTCAGTTTTGGGACTGGAACCGGGCAGGCTTTGGCCCCCAAGGCTTTGCAGGCGCCCTGAAGTGGAGCAGCGACACGTTCTTCTACCAGATCGCCATGGGCATCCAAGGCCCCACGCTGATCGAGTGGACCCGGCGCTTTGGCTTTGGGCGCAAAACGGGCATCGAGCTGTCCAATGAGGAGGCAGCGGGTCTGGTGCCTGACGATGCCTGGAAGCGCAAAGAGCTCAATGAAGGCTGGTTCTTGGGCGACTCGATCAACATGTCGATCGGTCAAGGCTTCTTGCAGTCGACGCCGCTGCAAGTAGCGGTCATGTTCGCCGTTCCAGCCAACGGCGGCTACCTCGTCAAACCCCATGTTCTCAAAGACAATGAGGCCTCGCGGAACTGGCGTCAGTCCCTGGATCTGGAGCCTGAAACCCTAGACGTGATTCGCCAAGGCCTGCGGGATGTTGTGGACGGAGGCACCGGGGAAGCCCTCAACGTTTCCAATCTGCCACTGGTGGCGGGCAAGTCCGGCACGGCTGAAGACCCGCCCAGACCGTCTCACACCTGGTTTGGAGCCTACGCACCGCTGGACAAACCTGAGATCGTGGTAGTGGCGTTTGGGGAAAACTCGGGCAGCGGCGGGGGCGCCTTTGCGGCTCCCAAGGTGCGCCAAGTTCTGGAAGCCTATTTCAACAATCCGAAGCGTCGCCAACAAGGACAATAGGCTTTGGGGAGTCGCGAGACCGAGGACAGAGGGTTTGGCTGCAAACTTTTTGGCTGTGACTCAGGGTGCGCAGGTTTCATTTTGCTTTCGTGACATACTCCTACGCTGATACTGACGCATACAGCGTAGGCTTCTCAGTGACCCCTGCTATTGCATCGGGCGTATCCTGAGCTTTACTTTGAGTCCACGGAATGCCCTACCGCAGACTTTGAACAAGTACCAAAGTATGTTCAACCTCGGTACTGTCAAAGTTTTACGCATCCACAGAAACAGGAATTCGCTATTACTGGATGCAACCGCGTACTTTGAGTTGTCGTGGTTCAGATTTTAGGGCGGCGATTAGCTCAAACCCTTGCCCTGACTATATCACACCTACTTTGTGCCATGAAAGATTTGCTCGTTTCCTCCCCCTTCCCTTCCCGCGCCTGGGGCATAGGTCAGGGGAGCGTCGTCATCTCACTCGCATTCATCTCACGCCAAGCCAAGGATGATGGCGTGAGGCTTCTGCTGCTTTAGCTAAAATGGAGATTTGGAGAGAAGTGCTAGCCTGTGCCAACCTAGAAGAAGCGTCTACCTACTGGTACATATCTAGGCTCCTTAAAGCCACTAAACTAGACTGAATAACTCTTCTATAAAGTGGCAACTATTGCCCTTCTCTTTATCCATCCTGTTCTGTTCAGCAGGGTCGCAGCAGCAATCTGTATGAGCCAGTCATTTGCGTCTTTTTTCACTGTTTACGAGACCAAAGACGCGATCGAACTTCACCCCGGTTGCCGCGATATCCAGGATGTTCGCGTCATTTGTAGCTGCTTGTCTTACGAGAGTGCTTGTACGATCGCTCAGCTGTCAGCCAACCTCAAGCAGCTGCCTGTTTTAGACTATGTCGTGAGTGGCGCTCTATCTTCGGATAATCCTTCAACAGTCAGCTAGTCCCCAGGCTATGCCTCCCTTGATCTTGGCGATCAAGGGATGACCATCGGCTGCTGTCAAAGTTTTTTACTGCGACCTTGAATCACTCCACTGGGTAGCAAAGTTTTGCTTCCTCTTTGCTGCTTCTCAAAGGACTATTTTGAGTTCGTTGAGAGATTTTCTGTCTCAGGGTATCGATGTTCGCTGCGCTGCCAAACGCAAGCGAGTCTGGACGCTACTGACTCTGCTGGTAGCGGCGCAAGGCTGCCCGGAAATTGTTCTTGCTAACCTTTTCTCCTAGGGCCAGGGAAAGCGATCGCCAAAGACGCGCTCCTACATCCCGGATATAGCCAGCGTCATAACCAGAAGCATGGGCAATCTCCAGGTAGGAATGGCCGTCCCAAGCATGGCGGAAGATCACTTCCTGAATATCGGTCAAGCCTCGCGATTCATTGCTTTTCAACAGGTTATCTACAATCTCAAGTGCTTCCTGAACAGTCATGGACTCCAAGACCCTAAAATTTTCTGGAAAGAGAGTTAGCTCTTCCAGCCGATGCAGTTCTTCCGTTTTCATCTAGAATCTGCAGCAAAGCGACCGCACAATTGTCGGAGACCTACCCCAAAGACTCGATTCCTAGAATTTCTTGTGCATCATAAATGCTAGTTACTTGTATTTTCCATCTTGGAAAGCTTTCAATTAGTTAAAAAGCCCTAAAAAGCAAACTTTTTCTGACATTTTCAAGCTTTTAATTACAGAGAGATTACTT
This genomic stretch from Geitlerinema sp. PCC 7407 harbors:
- the mrdA gene encoding penicillin-binding protein 2; amino-acid sequence: MTLTRPPLSKQPTANPRTVGQRFQSLIVMLMVSLLFAGGLAARLAYLQLIEGPRNRQLADNNRIRLIPKQPERGRILDRNGKELAGSRLSYSVFLWPIALNEKNRSQTLKRLSTIIKVPEAEIQKRLDQAGYNSPFLVRVARGISPAQVTAIEEFSHELAGVEVDAEAVRYYPNGDLAAHVLGYTGEMSDEELDRRRDEGYRLGDVIGQMGVEAAFEDRLRGEWGGQQVEVDGTGQVVRILGEKPTRAGGDVRLTLDVDLQKAAEAALGDTQGAIVAIDPNNGAVLAMVSRPTYDPNLFSTRISEEQWQRLQSEDTPFVNRALQGFPPASTFKIVTTAAAIESGKYSADTVLPTYPYIQAGGIQFWDWNRAGFGPQGFAGALKWSSDTFFYQIAMGIQGPTLIEWTRRFGFGRKTGIELSNEEAAGLVPDDAWKRKELNEGWFLGDSINMSIGQGFLQSTPLQVAVMFAVPANGGYLVKPHVLKDNEASRNWRQSLDLEPETLDVIRQGLRDVVDGGTGEALNVSNLPLVAGKSGTAEDPPRPSHTWFGAYAPLDKPEIVVVAFGENSGSGGGAFAAPKVRQVLEAYFNNPKRRQQGQ